In Paraburkholderia phenazinium, the following are encoded in one genomic region:
- a CDS encoding NAD-dependent epimerase/dehydratase family protein, with amino-acid sequence MTHTTPVTHNIATTPEYASTAKPFRRLLLTGAAGNLGRQLRGALAAWADVVRVSDIAPLGEVAAHEEASVVDLADAQAVHALLEGVDAVIHLGGISVEAPFEDLLEANIRGLYNLYSAAQKQGVKRIVYASSNHAVGFHPVTSVVDIDAPLRPDSLYGVTKCFGESLSRYYFDRFGLETVCLRIGSSFEQPKNPRMLVTYLSYRDFIELVRCSLFTNRVGHAIVYGVSDNRSKWVDNTKAAFLGFRPQDSSVEFEHLFSPKAPDTNLDDPTQRFQGGPFVLAGPMEPKA; translated from the coding sequence ATGACCCACACCACGCCCGTCACGCACAACATCGCCACCACGCCGGAGTACGCCTCGACCGCCAAACCCTTCCGGCGCCTGCTGTTGACCGGCGCCGCTGGCAACCTCGGCCGGCAGTTGCGCGGCGCGCTTGCCGCCTGGGCCGATGTCGTGCGTGTCAGCGATATCGCACCGCTTGGCGAAGTGGCGGCGCATGAAGAGGCGTCGGTGGTGGACCTCGCCGATGCGCAGGCCGTGCATGCATTGCTGGAAGGCGTCGACGCGGTGATCCACCTGGGCGGCATCTCGGTCGAAGCGCCGTTCGAGGATCTCCTCGAAGCGAATATTCGTGGTCTCTACAACCTGTATTCGGCGGCGCAAAAGCAGGGCGTGAAGCGCATCGTCTACGCGAGCTCGAATCACGCGGTGGGGTTTCATCCGGTGACCTCGGTGGTCGATATCGACGCGCCCTTGCGTCCCGATAGCCTGTACGGCGTGACCAAGTGCTTCGGCGAATCGCTGTCGCGCTACTACTTCGACCGCTTCGGCCTGGAGACCGTGTGCCTGCGGATCGGCTCGTCGTTCGAGCAACCGAAGAATCCGCGCATGCTGGTGACGTATCTGAGCTATCGCGACTTCATCGAACTGGTGCGCTGTTCGCTCTTCACCAACCGGGTGGGGCATGCGATCGTGTACGGCGTGTCGGACAATCGCAGCAAGTGGGTGGACAACACGAAGGCGGCATTCCTCGGTTTTCGTCCGCAAGACAGTTCGGTGGAGTTCGAGCATCTGTTCTCGCCCAAGGCGCCGGACACGAACCTCGACGATCCCACCCAACGCTTCCAGGGCGGCCCGTTTGTGCTGGCCGGTCCGATGGAACCGAAGGCCTGA